DNA from Leptolyngbya iicbica LK:
GCCGTCCAAATCAAAAAAGTTATTCATCACCTGCTGGGTCGCCACCGCATCCAAAATCCAGTAACTCGCGATGTATTCCTGCGGCGAACTAAAGCGTCCCGGCAGCATCACCATTTGCATACTGTCGGGCTCAATTTCCATCGCGACATTGGACAAGGCCAAAATCTCTTCCACCGTGAGGTTGGTATCCACGTAACGCATCATGACCCGCGTCACCTGCGGCAAGCGGGGGATCACCGTGGGATGGGTGAGGCGATCGCGGATCGCCTTGATCAAAATTTGCTGCCGCTGCACCCGGCCAATGTCACCATTGCCATCACTGCGGAACCGCGCAAACTGCTCAGCCTGACTACCATCCAGGGTCTGCCAACCCGGCTCCAGGTCAATATTCAACCCCTGAGTCACGTCTTGATAGACCATGCGCTGCGGCACGTTGACCTCGACCCCACCGAGCAAATCTACCAGCTCGCGCAAGGCGCCGGTGCTGACCCGCACATAGCGATCGATGGGCACCGGCCCCAAATTGCTCTGAATCGTGCTCGCAACTAACTCTGGCCCACCCGCCAGATTGGCATGGTTAATCTTGGTCACCCCTTCGCCAGGAATGTTGACCTGGGTATCACGGGGGATCGACAGCAAATCTACGGAACCTTCCTCGGGATCAATGCGGGCCAACAGCATCACGTCCGATCGCCCCGAAAACAGGGTGTCGGCTCCCTCTTGCCCTGGCTCGGGTAAATCGACGCCCATGATCAAAATGTTGACCGGGCGCGTCACCTGATAGCGAAACCCCGTTTCCCACATATCGGCCAAGTTCAGCGGGGCGTTATCTTCGGTTTGCAAAGACTCCGGTAAAGGCACTGTCGTCGCGATCAATGCGCCCCCGACCGCCGCTGCGATCGCCGTCCCCCCAAACACAATCGTCCACACAATCCGGCGTACCCAAGGCCCGACCGCCGACACTAAATCGGTGGCCGAGGTCGGTGCATGAGGCGTAGCAGTCTGTGGCGTCGCCTGGGGGGGTGTTTTATGCGGGGGGGGTTGAACAGACGGCGACATGAAACCTCACACTTTTCTAAAATTTGGGAGCCGACTGAGAGTTGAGACGGCTCTGGCGAACTGTTTTTGAAGCGAACTTAAAGGCTTACTTGCAAAAATATGAATAAAGATTAAGGCGATTATATCCTGCTTCTCTGAAGCTTTGGGTACTATAGGCCGGACAATATTTGGAGTGTCAGCACTATGCCCCCGACGGTGATTCCAGTGATTTTGGCTGGCGGCAAGGGTGAACGCTTTTGGCCTGTAAGCCGCCGCCAACACCCGAAGCAGTTTCTCTGCTTGGATGGAAGCGGTTTTAGTCTA
Protein-coding regions in this window:
- a CDS encoding LCP family protein; its protein translation is MSPSVQPPPHKTPPQATPQTATPHAPTSATDLVSAVGPWVRRIVWTIVFGGTAIAAAVGGALIATTVPLPESLQTEDNAPLNLADMWETGFRYQVTRPVNILIMGVDLPEPGQEGADTLFSGRSDVMLLARIDPEEGSVDLLSIPRDTQVNIPGEGVTKINHANLAGGPELVASTIQSNLGPVPIDRYVRVSTGALRELVDLLGGVEVNVPQRMVYQDVTQGLNIDLEPGWQTLDGSQAEQFARFRSDGNGDIGRVQRQQILIKAIRDRLTHPTVIPRLPQVTRVMMRYVDTNLTVEEILALSNVAMEIEPDSMQMVMLPGRFSSPQEYIASYWILDAVATQQVMNNFFDLDGVALLSNRENQVITSLPIAVQNASGEPRVAGEVADYLRSEGFRNVYVIGDWSGELQRTQVVAQRGDVNSAELMTSILNLGRVAAESTGDLQSELTVRVGRDWLMRSPDVQ